One window of the Romeriopsis navalis LEGE 11480 genome contains the following:
- the psaM gene encoding photosystem I reaction center subunit XII, with the protein MSDAQVFMALFIAMVPGVLAYKLCTDLYKA; encoded by the coding sequence ATGTCTGACGCTCAAGTGTTCATGGCCTTATTCATTGCCATGGTTCCTGGAGTCCTAGCTTATAAGCTCTGTACGGATCTTTACAAAGCCTAA